The following coding sequences lie in one Timaviella obliquedivisa GSE-PSE-MK23-08B genomic window:
- a CDS encoding cobyrinate a,c-diamide synthase codes for MAIVIAGERSGVGKTTVTLALLAALRQRSHNVQSFKVGPDYIDPMFHRHVTGRACRNLDPVLTSELYVQQCFEKNTQDAEYALIEGVMGLFDGASGADDFASTAHVSRLLHLPVLLILNCSSLARSIAAIAHGYRSFDLRVQVAGVVLNRVGSDRHLELLTAALEPLNLPILGVLRRQEEIVIPDRHLGLVPSGELQNLQPVLDRLANLGETCFDWEKLTPLLKCDQSASVAPSQFQGLKSKIRLAIAQDSAFNFYYADNLEMLEHLGAELLTWSPLTDSHLPKGTQGLYFGGGFPEVFAAELVENQSARLAVKAAIQAGMPTYAECGGLMYLCEQIVDFSEQSYPMVGIFPATATMGNRLTLGYRQATVLQNTPLVERGDRLWGHEFHRSTLAQESPQPVFNLQGYHSQIALKSEGWQRYQVHASYTHLHFGVRPELITRFLEHCERSNSTS; via the coding sequence ATGGCAATCGTGATCGCGGGCGAACGTAGCGGCGTTGGTAAAACTACTGTAACGTTGGCACTACTGGCGGCACTGCGACAGCGCAGTCACAACGTGCAGTCTTTCAAAGTGGGCCCTGATTACATCGACCCGATGTTTCATCGCCACGTTACAGGCAGGGCTTGCCGCAACCTTGATCCGGTTCTAACCTCCGAACTATATGTCCAACAATGCTTTGAAAAAAATACTCAAGACGCAGAATATGCCCTGATTGAAGGCGTAATGGGGCTGTTTGATGGAGCGAGTGGAGCCGATGATTTTGCCAGTACCGCCCATGTTTCTCGATTGTTGCATTTGCCCGTACTGTTGATTTTGAATTGCAGTAGTTTGGCGCGTTCCATTGCCGCGATCGCCCACGGTTATCGCTCGTTCGATCTGCGTGTGCAGGTTGCGGGCGTTGTCTTGAACCGTGTCGGTAGCGATCGCCATCTCGAACTGCTGACAGCCGCCTTAGAACCGCTGAACCTACCGATTTTAGGCGTTCTCCGTCGTCAGGAAGAAATCGTGATTCCCGATCGCCATTTAGGCTTAGTGCCCAGTGGCGAACTACAAAACCTTCAGCCCGTTCTCGATCGCCTTGCTAATTTAGGCGAAACTTGTTTTGATTGGGAGAAGTTAACACCGCTTTTAAAGTGTGATCAATCCGCGTCTGTCGCACCCTCTCAATTTCAGGGGTTAAAATCTAAGATTCGGCTGGCGATCGCTCAAGATTCAGCATTTAATTTCTATTATGCTGACAATTTGGAAATGCTCGAACATCTGGGCGCAGAACTTCTGACCTGGAGTCCTCTGACAGATTCACATCTTCCCAAAGGTACACAGGGCTTGTACTTTGGCGGCGGCTTCCCTGAAGTTTTCGCAGCAGAATTAGTCGAAAATCAATCGGCCCGTTTAGCTGTAAAAGCTGCTATTCAAGCCGGAATGCCGACCTATGCCGAGTGCGGGGGGCTCATGTATTTGTGTGAGCAAATTGTCGATTTCTCAGAACAGTCTTACCCGATGGTCGGCATTTTCCCAGCTACGGCAACGATGGGAAACCGTCTGACTCTGGGCTATCGGCAGGCGACTGTTTTGCAAAATACACCGTTGGTAGAAAGAGGCGATCGCCTTTGGGGGCACGAGTTTCACCGCTCCACGTTAGCCCAAGAGTCGCCCCAACCTGTTTTTAATTTGCAAGGATATCACTCGCAAATTGCCCTTAAATCAGAAGGCTGGCAGCGCTATCAAGTTCATGCTTCTTATACCCATCTTCACTTTGGAGTACGACCTGAATTAATAACGAGGTTCTTAGAACATTGTGAACGATCGAATTCAACGTCTTAA
- the cobN gene encoding cobaltochelatase subunit CobN, whose product MHRLATIPGGWNPTADGVIFVEQQPAPIVIITAADTDIQTFAAAANQLPDDFPELRVVNLLQLQQQLTIDTYADDVLSKAEVIVVRVIGGRSYWSYGLEVVEELAQRTGAKLIILPGDERPDPNLLSHSTVSLTEANQVWQYMIEGGVNNYCNLLKFVATQFLNQNYQVQLPQSIPRIGVLCQFQNTCASCTFELGQASRVAILFYRAHYLAGNTAVIHALCDALKQRNLTPVPIFVSSLKEPDVQKELLNFKGIELILNATSFSLASLDANSPQVELWETLNVPVLQIIFSGGTKEQWATGVQGLAPKDMAMNVALPEVDGRIITRAVSFKSVQTENAKLQADVVVYEPMGDRIHFVAELAANWIKLRQTPPPDRKIALILANYPTRDGRLANGVGLDTPASCIKILKALQLAGYYVENIPETDQELIRLLTTSVTNDPEGWTLRNVRQSLSLEDYQTHFNQLPIAVQAGIQSRWGDADTDIPIAGIQLGNIFVGVQPARGYDRDPSLNYHAPELEPPHSYLAFYHWVRSQFQSQAIVHVGKHGNLEWLPGKSVALSETCYPEAVLGAMPHLYPFIVNDPGEGAQAKRRAQAVIIDHLTPPMTRAELYGNLHQLEGLIDEYYEAQTLDPVRLPLIRDRLAQLITQENLQHDLGITCETLDDTSLTNFLTTADGYLCELKEAQIRDGLHILGQCPPSRQLRDLIVAIARNPTPNRVGLTRAIAQDWQVEVDPLSADWGERFDSTNHPHLIHCRIAGDVVEVIEEYAADLVNQLMQDLELPTIGLATTQELAWISDRLLPALQETHQEIRNLLRGLNGEYIPSGASGAPTRGRPEVLPTGRNFYSVDIRAIPTQTAWDIGRRAAAALVERYTQENGEYPKTLGLSVWGTSTMRTGGDDIAEALALLGVQPVWDGVSRRVIDFEILPIAVLGRPRVDVTLRISGFFRDAFPNLIDLFDSAVTAIADLEEPDDQNPLSAQVMQERTFWQAQGLSLEMAEERSLYRIFGSKPSAYGAGLQGLIESQNWNEESDLAQAYINWSAYAYTRKAEGKSAPEAFNQRLGNMQIVLQNQDNREHDLLDSDDYYQFQGGLSAAVRSVSGTQPKAYFGDNSRPEQPKVRALSEEIARVYRSRVVNPKWIEGVMRHGYKGAFEMAATLDFLFGYDATTQCVPDFMYQGVAEAYLFDPAVQEFVQNNNPWALRDMSERLLEAHQREMWKDVTEDTLEQLRQLFLEADGVIENQI is encoded by the coding sequence ATGCATCGTCTCGCGACCATTCCCGGCGGTTGGAACCCTACTGCCGATGGCGTTATTTTTGTAGAGCAGCAGCCTGCCCCCATCGTCATCATTACTGCTGCGGATACCGACATTCAAACCTTTGCAGCAGCAGCTAATCAGTTGCCCGATGACTTTCCCGAACTGCGAGTCGTTAATTTGTTGCAGCTTCAACAGCAACTGACGATCGACACCTATGCCGATGATGTGTTGAGCAAGGCAGAGGTAATCGTCGTACGAGTGATTGGCGGGCGATCGTATTGGAGTTACGGGCTAGAAGTGGTTGAAGAATTGGCGCAACGCACAGGTGCAAAGCTGATCATCTTACCAGGAGACGAACGACCTGACCCTAATTTACTCAGTCATTCAACAGTTTCGTTAACGGAAGCCAATCAAGTTTGGCAATACATGATTGAGGGAGGCGTGAATAACTATTGCAATCTTCTAAAATTCGTTGCAACTCAGTTTCTTAATCAAAACTATCAAGTTCAGCTACCGCAATCCATACCGCGAATCGGCGTTCTCTGTCAGTTTCAAAATACGTGTGCCTCTTGTACATTCGAGTTAGGTCAAGCATCAAGGGTTGCAATTCTATTTTACCGTGCTCATTACTTAGCTGGAAACACAGCCGTTATCCATGCGCTGTGTGATGCATTAAAACAACGCAATTTAACGCCAGTTCCCATCTTTGTTTCCTCACTCAAGGAGCCGGACGTACAAAAAGAGTTGCTCAACTTTAAAGGGATTGAACTTATTCTCAATGCCACCAGTTTTTCCCTAGCGAGTTTAGATGCTAATTCTCCCCAAGTTGAACTTTGGGAAACGCTAAATGTGCCCGTATTGCAGATTATTTTTAGTGGTGGCACCAAAGAGCAATGGGCGACGGGAGTGCAAGGGTTAGCGCCTAAGGATATGGCGATGAATGTGGCGTTACCTGAGGTGGATGGCAGAATTATTACGCGGGCAGTTTCGTTTAAATCAGTGCAAACTGAGAACGCTAAGTTACAGGCTGATGTCGTGGTGTATGAGCCGATGGGCGATCGCATTCATTTTGTTGCCGAACTTGCTGCCAACTGGATCAAGCTGCGCCAAACACCACCGCCCGATCGCAAAATTGCCCTCATCCTCGCCAACTATCCTACCCGTGATGGACGCTTAGCCAATGGCGTTGGACTAGACACCCCAGCCAGCTGCATCAAGATTCTTAAAGCGCTTCAGCTTGCCGGATATTATGTTGAAAATATTCCTGAGACTGATCAAGAATTGATTCGGTTACTCACAACAAGCGTGACCAATGATCCGGAGGGCTGGACGTTGCGCAACGTTCGTCAATCACTGTCATTAGAAGATTACCAAACTCATTTCAATCAGTTGCCTATTGCCGTTCAGGCTGGCATTCAATCTCGTTGGGGAGATGCCGATACTGACATCCCGATCGCAGGTATTCAACTCGGTAATATTTTTGTGGGTGTGCAACCTGCTAGAGGTTATGACCGCGATCCTTCACTGAACTATCACGCCCCCGAGTTAGAGCCGCCGCACAGCTACCTGGCGTTTTACCATTGGGTACGATCGCAGTTTCAATCCCAGGCGATTGTTCATGTGGGCAAACACGGCAACTTGGAATGGCTCCCTGGCAAAAGCGTGGCGTTATCTGAAACCTGCTATCCCGAAGCCGTTCTGGGGGCAATGCCTCACCTCTACCCGTTCATTGTCAATGATCCGGGTGAAGGCGCGCAGGCAAAGCGACGCGCACAAGCCGTGATTATTGACCATCTCACGCCACCGATGACTAGAGCAGAACTATATGGCAATTTGCATCAGTTGGAGGGGCTGATTGATGAGTACTATGAGGCACAAACTCTTGACCCAGTGCGGTTGCCCTTAATCCGCGATCGCCTTGCTCAACTCATCACGCAAGAAAATCTCCAGCACGATTTAGGTATTACCTGTGAAACCTTAGACGATACTAGCCTGACCAATTTTTTGACTACTGCGGACGGTTATTTGTGCGAGTTAAAAGAGGCTCAAATTCGGGATGGTTTACATATTCTGGGACAATGCCCCCCGAGTCGACAGTTACGAGATTTGATTGTAGCGATCGCTCGTAATCCAACCCCCAATCGCGTTGGCCTGACCCGCGCCATTGCTCAAGATTGGCAGGTAGAGGTTGATCCATTGTCTGCTGATTGGGGTGAACGCTTTGATTCCACAAATCATCCTCATCTCATTCATTGCCGTATTGCAGGCGATGTGGTTGAAGTCATTGAAGAATATGCCGCGGATCTGGTAAATCAGTTGATGCAAGATTTAGAATTACCTACGATTGGATTAGCGACAACTCAAGAATTAGCCTGGATTAGCGATCGTCTTCTCCCTGCTCTCCAAGAAACCCATCAGGAAATTCGCAACCTTCTGCGCGGGCTCAACGGCGAATATATTCCCAGCGGTGCCTCGGGCGCACCCACGCGCGGCAGACCCGAAGTATTACCCACCGGACGCAACTTTTACTCAGTCGATATCCGCGCCATTCCTACTCAAACGGCATGGGATATTGGCAGGAGAGCCGCTGCTGCATTGGTCGAACGTTACACCCAGGAGAACGGCGAATATCCTAAAACCCTAGGGCTTTCCGTCTGGGGAACTTCTACCATGCGCACCGGAGGAGATGACATTGCTGAAGCGCTGGCACTGCTAGGAGTTCAGCCCGTCTGGGATGGCGTTTCTCGACGAGTCATTGATTTTGAGATTCTGCCGATCGCCGTTTTAGGTCGTCCGCGCGTGGACGTGACGCTGCGTATTTCAGGATTCTTTCGAGATGCATTTCCTAATTTAATTGATTTGTTTGATAGTGCGGTCACGGCGATCGCAGACTTAGAAGAACCTGATGATCAAAATCCATTATCAGCACAGGTCATGCAAGAGCGAACGTTTTGGCAAGCCCAAGGACTCAGTCTTGAGATGGCGGAAGAGCGATCGCTTTACCGTATTTTTGGCTCTAAACCTAGCGCCTACGGTGCAGGTTTGCAAGGACTCATTGAATCGCAAAACTGGAACGAAGAATCCGATCTAGCCCAGGCATATATCAACTGGAGCGCCTACGCCTACACCCGCAAAGCCGAAGGCAAATCTGCCCCAGAAGCCTTTAATCAGCGCCTTGGCAACATGCAAATTGTGCTGCAAAACCAAGATAACCGCGAACATGATCTGCTGGATTCCGATGACTATTATCAGTTTCAGGGGGGCTTAAGTGCGGCGGTGCGATCGGTTTCTGGAACGCAACCCAAAGCCTACTTTGGCGATAATTCTCGCCCCGAACAACCCAAAGTTCGGGCACTTTCTGAAGAGATTGCGCGGGTGTATCGATCGCGCGTCGTCAACCCCAAATGGATTGAGGGCGTGATGCGTCATGGTTATAAAGGCGCATTTGAAATGGCAGCAACGCTTGACTTTTTATTCGGTTACGATGCCACGACTCAATGCGTTCCAGACTTTATGTATCAAGGCGTTGCAGAAGCGTATTTGTTTGATCCAGCGGTGCAAGAATTCGTTCAGAACAATAATCCTTGGGCACTGCGAGATATGTCAGAGCGATTGTTAGAGGCGCATCAACGAGAAATGTGGAAGGATGTCACAGAGGATACTTTGGAACAACTGCGGCAACTGTTTCTAGAGGCAGATGGTGTGATTGAGAATCAGATTTAA
- a CDS encoding DUF433 domain-containing protein has translation MTYRDIITIEPDKRGGKPCIRRMRITVYDVLGWLAVGMAHEEILDDFPELTEADIRACLEFAADREHRLVALVGID, from the coding sequence ATGACCTATCGTGACATTATCACTATTGAGCCAGATAAACGTGGCGGTAAACCCTGCATTCGACGAATGCGAATCACGGTTTACGATGTATTGGGTTGGTTAGCTGTTGGGATGGCTCACGAAGAGATCTTGGACGATTTTCCAGAACTGACAGAAGCAGACATTAGAGCCTGTTTAGAATTTGCGGCTGACCGTGAGCATCGCTTAGTTGCTTTGGTAGGTATAGATTGA